The DNA segment gccactgtgctaaataaaaaccttggattgttttggttattttcaatgagtttgtggatatgctctgccctagcagtttttagagcctgtctatagctggacatactgtttttccatgcaattttaaaaacttccaagttagtttttctccatttgcgttcaagactacgagttactttcttgagagagtgagtattactgttataccatggcacagtacgtttttctctaaccatttttaatttgatgggggcaacagcttctaatgtattagagaaaatagtgcccatgttgtcagtaatttcgtctaattcatgtgtatttttgggtacaaatagcagttgagatagatcaggcaggttatttgcgaatctgtctttggtggctggaacaatagttctgcccagacggtaacgctgagacatatagttaatatcagttatacgcagcatgcacgatacaaggaaatggtctgtaatatcatcacattggggtacaatatctatagcagtaagatcgattccatgcgatataattagatctagtgtatgattaaaacgatgagtgggcccggtgacattttgcttgactccaaaggagtttattaggtcagtaaacgcaagtcctaatgtatcatttgcattatcaacgtgaatattaaaatctcccatgattaacgccttatcaactgtaactagaaggtctgagaggaaatctgcaaattcttttaggaattctgtatacggccctggtggtctatacacagtagccagagcaagagatacattagatttcttttgcatgtctgacagtgtaacatttagcagaagtatttcaaaagagttaaacctgtatcctgttttctgggtaacattgagaatatcactatatattgttgagacacctcctccacgaccagtctgacggggctcatgcttataacagtagtttggtggagtagactcatttagaccaaaataatcatttggttttagccaggtttcagtcaagcagagtacatcaaaactatcatctgtgatcatttcatttacaataactgctttgggtgtgagtgatctaatatttatgagcccaaactttaaaaattgtttttgttcatttactttacatttttctggtttaattacgataagattttttctagatcctacattatattttgacctcactattcggggaacagacacagtcttaatagtttttacagcacaagtacttttatcatttaagcgggtggaacaaaactcatcataatagttatttgagaattgttttactagtcacatggagcgaagtttcctggagatgttgtcagagagcagctccgctccgattctgctggggtgtaatccatcagcgcgaaacagcctaggacgctcccagaaaagattccagttattaacaaatagcagtttctgttctttacaccatgacaacaaccattcatttaaagcaaaaagtctactgaacctttcgtgtcctcgtcgatacgtgggcagtggtcctgacacgacgatcgtcgccgcgggcgtcgtgctgcgaaccgtctcgatcaggctgctgaagtccctcttcaacgtctccgtctgccgcagcgtggtgtcgttaaccccggcgtgaagcacgaccgctctggggctctcgtcgaccttcaggatcgcaggtatctgcgcagaaacatcgagaacacgagcaccaggcaaacaatgagtgtgcactttaccttcggctaacgtagcacttacgtgtcggacgatggagtctccgatgatcacagcgtcgcgtcctgtctcgcggaggggagcgaagcggttctggatggagatgtcgaaggcaggagggggagaagtcgtcgcccgggacccggctcgcgtcctccgctgtggatgcacccagggtccgtggtgtcccggcgtcgcagtgaaggacatctgggaagatcgcgtcctgggtgcaccgggcctgtgcagagaaacacacggagtagacgtggtgggactgttagcagatcgctgtatacttaccccggacttgtgagcgtcagcccgggatgattccagcgcggttctccgctctctcagctgggcctgcctcacctccaggtcgcgaatctgctttcccacggcctcgagctcgagctgcacagagtggagacattcatccgccattaaagcaagtaacagtgagtacagcagtggtaatgtgtgtgaatagagtattagcaatgttagcgcagttagctgcaaccacgccgctgatgctaacgggctaaaagctaatagcggacccgggagatcaaaataaaactagtgatagcgaggcgctctgattgtttttgttgtagaatacaatagaggatatattcacacgttatataaacggaaacgatgatgtatacaattgttttttgagttaaaaatagtcaatgaaaagaatatagtgacggagctcaaacgcagtacagccgccaacaacaaacaggaagtgatttGTTTCATCCCAGGATTTGTTACCATTTTAATTATACAGTCTAAAATCCCAGACTGCTTTAGTTTGTCATCTCCTGAGAGTGACAGATGAGACGGTGGATGAGATTAGAAGTGTCACAACCTTGACACGCGTCACAGGGATAATTTCACTGGAAATACTCTCTGAAGACATAAAGAGGGACTTTTAGAGAGCTTTCAGgagaaatgcagctttggtgtgTCGTCTGCTCTGTGTGCTTGTGATTTAATGAATGGGAGTGAGTTTATCCTGACTGTACTGTTTTCACACCACTTTGATTCCTCTTTCAGCATTGGGAAACAGTTGAGTGACACATGAATGACATTAATTTGATCTGTAAGCTAACACACTGAAAATACAGTAGATGTCAAAGTCATCTCTTACAGTTTACTACTATAGCTAGCTAGCAAAAGCACACACTAGCaagctaattattatttttttattaccatGATGATAATGGTTTCAGCAGGAAGCACAAGTAAAAGGCACAATTGTTTTCAGTAAAGTAACATATATAAAGCTTTTAATGTGTACAATGCTAACATTACAAACTCTTCTAAATCTCTATGGTAAAGACCATTACAACAGTTTAAGAACACCTTTTTTCATCTTTctcaaagaaaaatgaaaaacttaatttcaacatttattcttCCATTCAGCtccatgcaaagcatgctgggaattaGAAACCTCCTGTTCTGTTTCAACTTTCATCACAATAACACAGCAGATATTATTCATGTAGATTCACTGCAGATTAATTATGTAAACTTATATTTTacacatacaaatatttaaaaattgttgCATTAGCTAATTATAGGCAATTAAGCAACTGGAGTAAGCAGCATTTATGAATTGGTGTATTCATGTATTGGTTTATTGCAGTGGTCTTAAACTCTGTGAATTTGTGTGTCCCTCTTGAATAGTGTTTTTCATTTCAAGCCCTGTGGTTGCTTTTATTTGAAGAGATTTTAACATTGATGTTGATGTCAAGTTGTTAAATAAATTTGGCTCACAGCCttatatatactgtagtttaCCTATCATTTTACCTTctttaataaaatagaataaagttTCTTGTTGTTATGACCCATGCTGGGCCCAAAGCTttagctaatttatttatttattttttagtttacagAACAGGCACTTCTCAAACTTTATATATAaggcagatttatttttatatgctgaCTGAATCTGACACTTCTTAGCTTGTACTTTCTCTTCTTCTGTCTCCAGCGCACAGCATTTGAAAGTCTTGATGAAGCACTTACAGCGACTCCACACACATCCAGAAACACAAGAGGAAGGTTGACTTATAGTGCTCtattcttgtttaatttttttgttaatgttcactttatatacatacatataaactagatagatagatagatagatagatagatagatagatagatagatagatagatagatagatagatagatagatagaacttcACAAGAAGTGCTTGAATATTTTATTAGAGAAACTATGGATGGCattgtaaagaaaagaaaagaaaagaaaagaaaagaaaagaaaagaaaagaaaagaaaagaaaagaaaagatatagAACAAGTGAAAGCTGTAACTTAGCAAGATAGCAACATCTCTCAGGATTTATAATCAGAAGACTGTTTAGGATGAACTAAAATACATtctaaatagtatttttttccctTAATGTTAGCCCTGCTAATTAATTTATgataactgaataaaaatatgctgttttggtttgatctttttcattttctcagACCATAgccacacaaaataataaatcttCTGTTAACTGACTGCAAAATATAAAGAACGATTTGACGAAATTAGTAGAtatcttcaaaatataattacacAATAGAGCTGAACATCTCTTACAGCCTAACACAGGCATGATTTATGAATCATTCATCTCCAAAGCATCTGTGTTGAGATCTCTGCAGCCCCATTCATAGCTAACTTACCATAATGCATTTCTATTTCATGACTCTGGATTCTGAAAATACTCTTATCACTACGAAAATAAGTTTAATCAGGAAAATGGAAAATGAAACAAAAGTTTTAGTGAGAACCCTCTCACGCACCCAAAACCCCCAGCAtgcaccgagagagagagagagagagagagagagagagagagagagagagagagagagagagagagagagagagagtcggaCACTGACGCCAGATTTTGAAGAGCGAACGGTAGACGGATCGTTCAGATGGCTCTGTTCGGGATCGGATACTGACTACCACTTCACTTCACCTTGGCAGGAGCCAACACACCCGCCTGAAGCAGTGAAGTCAAGGTAAATGCTGACCACATAAAATCCAAGAATTTAGCTATTGAATATTGACGTGTTGATATGCATCGGtatagcctatttaaaaaaatatttattagttttaaatatttattagtttttatgaGGCTTTTTATCTTGTGTAAACTGATCGTATATAATTACCACAGAAAGAATGCACGGACGAAGTCTTTTAATTTCATTCGACCGTTTTCCCCAATGTTCCGTCCAATGAAGCATCGAATCCACAAGCAGTTGTATTTAGTTTGCCATATCagttcgatatatatatatatatatatatttgcattgggtgtttaaaaaaataaaccaaatgaAGCACAAGAAATGCAAGTTAATTAAAATAGtggtaataataaatattacaccGTTTGTAAAAGAAATCTGGCACCGTCGATGCGAATGCGAGTCTGAAGCATTAATCATTTATGAGTTGGTGTGCAAACATTGAATTAGCTAACAATTAAGTTCGTCTCTACTTCCCAGAGCAAGATGGGAAGTGACATGTAAAGGCTGGTTCGAAAAGAGTTTTTCGGAAATCCCAGCAGTAACGCCCAGCTGAGCCGAACACAAGCAGCGCTAGGGGAAGAATATCTGAGTTAAATGAATGGCGTCTTTCATCATCATCTCCAAGAGCGGCTCGACGTCAGCGATGCGGGACTCGCGAGCAGCGGAGGATCAGCGCGCCTGAAGCGGAAATCACCGAGAGCTTTCCAGGGTCCTGAAAACGCGCCGCGCCATGGGTATACGACACTTTCTGCTGCTGCTCATTTATCTGGACCCCCTCAACGTGTTTGGCACCCTGACTGCCAAACGAGCCAAACCTGCTCCCAAAAGGACTCCGAAGCCGAAGGAACTGAACGGCACCACTGTCGCGCCTTCCGCGTCCACGCAGCGGATCACGCAGGTCCGTTCGGCACTGACGCACGAGACATGCCTGGGCTACTACGACGTGAGCGGACAGTTCGACAAGGAGTTCGAGTGCAATAATACCCACCACCGCTACTGCTGCGGCTCGTGTTACTTGAGATTCTGTTGCCAGTTTAAAGGCAACCGGTTGGAGCAGAGAACTTGCAAGAACTACCACAAGCCTGACTGGGTGAAAACTGTGCCCACGTCCCCGGTTCCAACAGGGGACACTTACGATCCGAGCATGGACCAAACGAGCACTGCGGTCTACATTACCTGCGGTGTCATTGCTTTTATTATAGTCCTTGGGGTTTCAACTAAAGTCGCATATGACAAAGCAACCCAACCACCTCAGGAAATGAACATTCACAGGTGAGCAGTCATTCTCCTCTAGCTGTAGAGAAGCAAGTACAGGTTCTAAACTGCTCCTAACAGCCTATCGAGCTCAAATTCTCATTTACATATCAGAGATTTGGAGTGATTGATTACGTTGCAATGGAACTGGACAGAAGCACTCTCACTATCTGCAGTATCTGCAGTTCTTTTGTTTCTCCATATGGAATATCGCACATGCTAACAGGGCTGTGAATAAAACCCCAAGCAGAATTTATACAAACCGTTAGCGCTAATGCAGAGCAAACACCCTTTGTTTCTGTGTTTGGGTGACAGGGTTTATGCTTCATTACAGACACTTCAGTTCTCCCCTTCATTAGGTGTGCACAGCAAGCACAGATTCATCACAGTGTGTCTGCCTGTCTGCACACAGAACCACACAGCGTTCATGCAGGACACAAAGATCGTGTTCATTGACCAGTCAGTTCATTACACTGGATTGGCAGCTCATAGGCTTCAGAAAAATTTTATTGTGCTGTGAGAAAACATTTCCCTCAATCAACAGTTTGGGTATGTTATGTGCAGATGTACAATCAATTTGCCTTATTTTAGCTATAATTTAATCACATCTGTGTTTTGTTAATTGTAGAACAAtgtcataatataaaatagaatcaGTGCAGCCCATATCAATAGTTGGGTGGAACCAGCACGGACGGTAAACTGTCTGCCCTTTTCCATATTACAGGAGCAGGTCAacgtataaaatataattaagtcCAATGCCTAACAGTGGTGGTAGAAATAACATCTGCTAAGGCACTAAACTAGCCTGTATAATATAATCTACACAGGAACACAAATAAACaccaacaagcaaacaaacaaacaaactgagaATGCATGTAGGAAAGTGTGTTGTTGACCTCTGTCAGTTCAGCTACTGCACACTTACGAAATTCAAAAAATAATTCAGCTTCTCTAGTAACAGTAAGCATTTACAGAGTTAACAGTGACTTTCATAATGCAGCTGTGAATTCACATCTTCTTGAAATGTGGCgattaagcatttatttaaagatgttctttctttatttctgtacAAATCCAGGGGAATAAGAGTAGAGAGTAGCTGGAGGTAATCTTTCACCCAGACACTGAAAaggtgttgctgttgttgttgtcatcTTCATACTGTATAGTATATTTCCTCAATTTTCTCCACAGAGCTCTAGCAGATATACTTAGACAACAAGGACCCATTCCTATATCTCAGTATGACTGTGAGAGCTTTGCGGCGATGAACAGCTCATCCAAAGACAACACTCTACAGCGCACAGGTTCCAAAAACCACTACACCCCTGTCCACAGCTCCAAATCCAATCACGGTAAGTGGCCTGATGCTGTTCAGACGTTTGTGGAAAAGTCAAACGGAATGAGTTACTTTCATGGAATGCATGACTAATTTACTTGAGCTCTGTTCCGAAAGCTGTTCCTTTTAATGCTTCCAAACCATCACAGGACTTCATAAGTGACCGATCTGGAATGATCTACATAAGCAACAACTACACATGCCACAACTGATTGTTGTTAGCATCTTGCTAAGTTAACAAcatgacacttaaaaaaaaatcataaaaacacatAGCAGCAAGTCAGTTTTTATTTACACTGAACTTTTTAAATTGATACTTTTttgcatttaatgtttttatttattattattattattattattattattttgaaataaaccaTTTTCCTTATCCACCaccttaatgttttatttttttttcattgagctTAAATGCATGCATTCTGGGATTACTGCCTTAGCATTTTGCCATTATGAGACAGCGGAGTTGGCAGCATGATTAAACCAGCTACCTTTAGGAACAGCATTTGCTTCTGCAGCCCTATATGATGACTTAAATGCTGTCGCTGTAGGCAGCTTACTAGGCTTTGGAACAGAGCACTGGAAAACCTTCAGTCACAGTTGTGATATTGGCTTATATGAGAATAAATATCAGGGGGCTTGTTGATGGATTGTGTACGTTGCGCTGCAGAATATGTGCTAGACGCCTGTCAGTCAGATGGTTTATATTTCATGCTGTTGTCTTTGCAGCATGTGTTTCAGCCCTGTCACGTGTAATGTTCCAGGTTAACGCATGGCAAACAACTGACTGTTACATGCCATATTTAAATGGGAGCCAATTATAGACGAGCCATAAAGATCAGCCTCCTCAGGTGTGCTTGGATCAATGGCTATGGTCAGTTTCATTAAGTTCGAGGTCAGGAGAACTTCGGAGCATTGTTGGAGGTTCTCATGAGTTATGATTGCACAAACGGCAATTTTGACTTAAGGGAGATACATGTCACTCATATGGCAACAACAGCAAACCAAAGGCGATTTATATTTGACGCCTATCCCTCTATAAGATCTACAGCCCCTGAAACCCCTTATAATGCCCTTTAGGTGAGATTTATGCTGCATGTTTTCCATATCCTCTTTACCAAATGACCTTGTAGTGCAGGATGACATAAGCAAGAGCACTTGACTCCTGACCTGGGATCAGGATCGATATGAGGCTCCGAAATGCACTGCAGCGCTTTAGCCCAAGATCTTTTCGATTTTTATTATCAGAATTAATATAAAGAAATGTTCCTGCTTCAATACAAGtttgacagcatttgtggcatgatGATGATTACTATGAAATAAAATTGATTTTGACTGCAAACAGAAGAATTTCGTTGAAGAAATCTGGGTTACAGAGAGGAAGTAAATGAGGCCAACTTTGGAGGATTTGACAGCAATAAATGTGAATCTTATGATTATAGAAAAGCCCTTATATCATTCTTCTGTTAAAATGTCTGTATTATTGGAGCTGTTATGTTGTTTCCAGTCATTTTGAGCATTAAAGATTATGTTTTCAAGGCAGAAAAGTTATATTCACATATGACTTTAGACAGGAAAGATaggtaagcaaataaataaataaataaattcacccaAAAGCATGATGACAAGTTTATGTGTTATACTATTATAGGCTGTACTACTGAAACAGTGTATAtgtggtttattatttattattattattattattgtttgtaaaTTTCaaagatattggtctaaaatgatttttataaCATGATCTAGGGGGATTAATCTGGGTTTTCATCGCCTGACTGTgaataatttgtgtttttaaactaTAATCTCACACAAATGGACTCTCTCTATTGAATTATGCAGGATTTTATAAAATGGCAGCCTTAGGAAAATGTAAATATGCTCCACTTGTAGAAGGTTGCACAGCAAACGTGTGCACACTAAAGAGACTATAGAATGATTTGACATTGAGAAATATGCATgcataaaataatgaatatttgATAAGAAATATACCTGAAtaacatataccgtattttccggactataagtcacagttttttttcatagtttggctggtcctgcgacttatagtcaggtgcgacttatttatcaaaattaatttgacatgaaccaagagagatgaaccaatagaaaacattaccgtctccagccgcgagagggcgctctatgctgctctgtgctcctgtagtctacactgaagacacagagcgccctctcgcggctggagacggtaatgttttctcttggttcttggttctaaataaatgcgacttatagtccagtgcgacttatatgtttttttcctcatcatgacgtatttttggactaatgtgacttatactcaggtgcgacttatagtccaaaaaatactgtaataacagAGCCCTTCTTTTCTGAGTTGCTGAAGGAAAGTAGCACAACAGCGCAGTGAATGTGCTTCTGtaggcttttgtgtgtgtgtttgctcaaaTAGAATTCTTTAAGAGATCAGCAATGCATGCATAGATTGTGTCTAGCTTATTAAACTATAATGTAATTGGTTTTATTAAGATATGGAGCACCAATAGGCAATTTCATAATGATACAGCTCTACACATTTTTGAACTTATTGCTTCCTCATCTCAACACAAAGCAATTAATATCAAATTTGGATGGGCCATAAAGTCTTATTGGAGAAACAGCTGCAGTTTCTCCCTGTGGTTTGCAGAGCCTTACATGCGTTTCTCATGAGCGCCTCAGACCCGACGGCACTAGCGTGTTCGAGCACAGCATCACAAGGATTCTCGCTAATGGTTTGAGGCACTAAAGTCGTTATCATTTAAACAGCGTCATGGATTCTTGCCCCTATGGCAGGGTTGAGCACACTTTTTGGGATTTCCTTTGGGGTAATAAAATAGCCTGCTAAATTCAGCTACATAGTGTTATAACATCCCAGTGTAATGAATTCTCGGCAAGACGGCTCACCTGTGCGTAAGATGCTTAGGGCTTCTCTGGATTTAGAGTGAAAGTAGTTTATTGTGGCTTTATTGCATTCTTTACCCTCTGCCTcatgttcatttatttgattcagaAGACTGTGTCAGATCTTCCTCTTACCTGAGTGCTGTACTGTTGTTTTTCCTGTTTGTCCAACTGTTCCTTGTGATCCAAAGCAAAAGGCTGGACATTCAGTATGAGAATCTGTCCTTCTCTGAAGTCTCTGTGTTTCTTGCAGCTCAACCTTTATATGGTTAAACTTGCAGTTATGACAGTGTACAATAGTACTGTAATGTCAATTTTgaaatcatcttttgtgttctacagatgAAAGAAAAATGAATGCAGATTTGACATTACATGATGGTGAACACATTAcatcagaattgtaatttttgggttgaTAATGTCTACAATTTTAGGAAATGAAAAGCATTACATTCTCTGTTCACTAAAGCCATGAAACACGAGTGAAAGTGACTGCAGTAGACTCCCAGATGGTGCTCAAGGTTATCGTGCTGGTATTTCATTGATAATTAGAATGTCAAGAATAGATATAACACCTTGGACGCTGCCAGCATCTAATATTCTCATGACAGAGCAGTGTGTTGGGTGGACAAGGTGCCTTTACCTTTGAATTATGAAATATAAGTCTTGAAATGCACTGGGAATTTTGCTTGTTGTGCTGGTGACAGCTGTTTATCTGGGAAGTAAAGTGTAACAGGACGCTGAGTGATATTCTACATTAATGTTCTGTTCTGGTGTCCATTTACAGGAGCACATTACTCGAAGGAGAGCAGTCGACGCGGTGGCCATGACCTTCACAACTTCATCACGTCTGGCTTTGTGACACTTGGCCGGAGCCACGAAAAAGGTAACATGATTCTAAATCGCTGCTTAATGACACTGAGATCATTCGTCCTTGACAAATGAGGTGAAAAAAGCATCAATCTAACATTTACTTCTCATCACAGTTCTGGTTGCTAACACTGAATCTGGCTTGGGCTgaaacagttttttgtttttgtaggtaTTTTCCTAATTCTAAGCACTGTTTGACCCAttcaatataaattataatattataaactaAGACAGGTGGAttgattaaaacagtaaaatggctCTTTTTAACTCTCTTTCTAGGGATTTGCTAGTATTCTATAATCTTTACTGAAAATGAAACAAGGCACATTCTCTTAAAATACTTCAATATTATatagttttgtttgctttttatgCACATGTATCTTGTTTTAAAGCTTTTTGCTGAAACACCAAACCATGTGGCATCTGACTTCTGTTAAAGAGTGTCTTTGTACGTCTATTGTCATCTCAACAACCTGAGTGTAATATTAGTAATGTGCCTCAGAATGTTTTATAAGCAGAATGTGGATGAGGTGCATGATTTTTAACATGTACATAAAACATTACGCTTAATCTAACAGCCGGCAGTAAGTTGACTGACGTGGCAGAGCTTCTTCATCCCACACAAAGGGTCGCTCATTTACACAGTTCTCACTTGTGATGCAGCGATTAATATTCATGCTCTCTCTGCTGACTCAGACTGCTAACAATGAATCTACACAATGCATTCTGTGCAAATGAATCACTCATAACGAATCACTCAAGGAAACGAGGCGAGAAATAAGAGGTATTGGCATATTTTGGTGTAAGTGATGTGTGTGCATGTAGCTCATCAAAAAGTTAAGTTTACAATGATAAAAGTGTCATCaattatgaagtgaagtgaagtgacattcagccaagtatggtgacccatactcagaatttgtgctctgcatttaacccatccgaaatgcgcacacacagagcagtgaacacaca comes from the Carassius carassius chromosome 39, fCarCar2.1, whole genome shotgun sequence genome and includes:
- the LOC132120887 gene encoding uncharacterized protein LOC132120887 isoform X2, which produces MSFTATPGHHGPWVHPQRRTRAGSRATTSPPPAFDISIQNRFAPLRETGRDAVIIGDSIVRHIPAILKVDESPRAVVLHAGVNDTTLRQTETLKRDFSSLIETVRSTTPAATIVVSGPLPTYRRGHERFSRLFALNEWLLSWCKEQKLLFVNNWNLFWERPRLFRADGLHPSRIGAELLSDNISRKLRSM
- the LOC132120887 gene encoding uncharacterized protein LOC132120887 isoform X1, with protein sequence MSFTATPGHHGPWVHPQRRTRAGSRATTSPPPAFDISIQNRFAPLRETGRDAVIIGDSIVRHVSATLAEGKVHTHCLPGARVLDVSAQIPAILKVDESPRAVVLHAGVNDTTLRQTETLKRDFSSLIETVRSTTPAATIVVSGPLPTYRRGHERFSRLFALNEWLLSWCKEQKLLFVNNWNLFWERPRLFRADGLHPSRIGAELLSDNISRKLRSM